A single genomic interval of Lathyrus oleraceus cultivar Zhongwan6 chromosome 7, CAAS_Psat_ZW6_1.0, whole genome shotgun sequence harbors:
- the LOC127107979 gene encoding cell number regulator 6 isoform X2, with translation MEENNQSRYVKLSKNQTTVEDIIPGELNQPIEVPQLAVRKCPECRQPLPESYAPPADEPWMTGIFGCVEDRESCLTGLFCPCVLFGRNVESLRDGTPWTRPCICHAIFVEGGISLALATVIATSFFSGIDPGTTCLICEGLFFTWWMCGIHTGQVRQTLQKKYHLKNSPCNACCVHCCLHWCALCQEHREMKGRLSDNNFSEMTIVNPPPIQEMKSTDEKENPETSSANNNEHITLEMQAI, from the exons ATGGAAGAAAACAATCAATCACGTTACGTCAAGTTATCTAAAAATCAAACCACCGTCGAAGATATCATCCCCGGTGAACTCAATCAACCAATTGAGGTTCCTCAG TTGGCTGTTCGCAAGTGCCCTGAATGTAGACAGCCATTACCTGAAAGTTATGCTCCTCCTGCTGATGAACCTTGGATGACTGGTATCTTTGGATGTGTAGAGGACCGAGAAAGTT gcttgactggactgttCTGTCCCTGTGTATTATTTGGACGCAATGTAGAGAGCTTGAGGGACGGCACTCCTTGGACTAGGCCGTGTATTTGTCATGCCATTTTTGTCGAAGGCGGCATTTCTTTGGCTTTAGCAACTGTCATTGCAACCTCCTTCTTTTCTGGCATTGACCCGGGGACAACATGCCTCATTTGTGAGGGTTTATTTTTTACGTGGTGGATGTGTGGCATTCACACTGGTCAAGTTCGGCAAACCTTACAGAAGAAATATCACTTGAAG AATTCACCTTGTAATGCATGCTGTGTGCACTGCTGCTTGCACTGGTGCGCCTTGTGTCAGGAGCACAGGGAGATGAAGGGAAGGCTCTCGGACAATAATTTTTCAGAAATGACCATTGTAAACCCTCCTCCCATTCAAGAGATGAAGTCTACTGACGAAAAGGAAAATCCTGAGACATCTTCGGCTAACAACAATGAACACATTACTTTGGAGATGCAGGCTATATAA
- the LOC127107979 gene encoding cell number regulator 6 isoform X1 → MEENNQSRYVKLSKNQTTVEDIIPGELNQPIEVPQAQDTVKFIDYRSIEEYPFCSFLPASLCLLAVRKCPECRQPLPESYAPPADEPWMTGIFGCVEDRESCLTGLFCPCVLFGRNVESLRDGTPWTRPCICHAIFVEGGISLALATVIATSFFSGIDPGTTCLICEGLFFTWWMCGIHTGQVRQTLQKKYHLKNSPCNACCVHCCLHWCALCQEHREMKGRLSDNNFSEMTIVNPPPIQEMKSTDEKENPETSSANNNEHITLEMQAI, encoded by the exons ATGGAAGAAAACAATCAATCACGTTACGTCAAGTTATCTAAAAATCAAACCACCGTCGAAGATATCATCCCCGGTGAACTCAATCAACCAATTGAGGTTCCTCAG GCACAGGACACAGTCAAGTTTATTGATTATCGGAGTATTGAAGAGTACCCGTTTTGCTCCTTTTTGCCTGCCAGCTTGTGTTTG TTGGCTGTTCGCAAGTGCCCTGAATGTAGACAGCCATTACCTGAAAGTTATGCTCCTCCTGCTGATGAACCTTGGATGACTGGTATCTTTGGATGTGTAGAGGACCGAGAAAGTT gcttgactggactgttCTGTCCCTGTGTATTATTTGGACGCAATGTAGAGAGCTTGAGGGACGGCACTCCTTGGACTAGGCCGTGTATTTGTCATGCCATTTTTGTCGAAGGCGGCATTTCTTTGGCTTTAGCAACTGTCATTGCAACCTCCTTCTTTTCTGGCATTGACCCGGGGACAACATGCCTCATTTGTGAGGGTTTATTTTTTACGTGGTGGATGTGTGGCATTCACACTGGTCAAGTTCGGCAAACCTTACAGAAGAAATATCACTTGAAG AATTCACCTTGTAATGCATGCTGTGTGCACTGCTGCTTGCACTGGTGCGCCTTGTGTCAGGAGCACAGGGAGATGAAGGGAAGGCTCTCGGACAATAATTTTTCAGAAATGACCATTGTAAACCCTCCTCCCATTCAAGAGATGAAGTCTACTGACGAAAAGGAAAATCCTGAGACATCTTCGGCTAACAACAATGAACACATTACTTTGGAGATGCAGGCTATATAA